The genomic stretch CTTCGAAGCTAGTTCCATATTGGCAAGTTTGGGTGTTATCTCTGAAATTTTCAAGAAAGAGGAGAAAGAAGAAAATAAGAGGGATGAGAAATGACCTGGTTTTTTGAAGGAATTGTTTTTTCTGGAGTAGGGTTTGTGACGTCCATCTTTTTTTCTTATCTGTATTTGAAAAAGCGTGAAAGATTGGATCTGAGTGCTTTCAGAATCTTCAACGAATTTACAACTTTGGGTTTGTTGTTCTTGTTCTCCTGGGTGTTGAGAACTTCGATATTTTATTTGATAGTTGCAGCTCTTTCAGTTTTGTTTTTCCTAGGAAAGTCTGTGCATTTCTTAACGGGAATAAGTGAACAGTATCGCATACTTTTCCTATCTTTTGAGTACAACGACAAAGAGTTCAGTCTTTATCAGATCAAAAAAAGGTTGTTCAAAACTTTTGTAAAACCGGTTCTGAGTTTCTTTGGTCTATATACCATCTTTTCTAATACTGAGCTGAAAAATCCTCTCATAATTTCCATAATTTTGTTTCTTGGTGTAACAATAGGTTTACTAAATGGAATGGACAAATTCGACTAATTTGGTAGAATAATACCGGAGGTGAAAAAATGGGAGTTTTGTCGGAAAAGGATGTTGCTTATCTCAGAGACCTTTTTAGGAAAGAGCTGGAAAAGAAAGTGAAGATTTTGTTCTTCGAAACCAAAGATAAGGCACGTTGTCAGTATTGTGAAATCACCGCCCAGGTACTCGAGGAACTCGCTTCAGTCGATTCAAGGATAGAGCTCGAAATGCACGATTTCGATTCTGAAAAAGAACTCGTTGAGAAGTACGCTGTGGAAATGGTACCCGCTACTATCCTTCTTTCAGAGGATGAAAAGGACTACGGTATTAGATTTTACGGAGTACCTTCTGGTCATGAATTTGGAACATTGATACAAGACATAATCACTGTTTCGAAAGGAAAACCGCAACTTTCGGAAGAGAGTATACAAAAATTGCAGTCTATTGAAGAACCCATAAGGATCAGTGTCTTCGTAACTCCCACATGCCCTTATTGTCCTAGAGCCGTTCTCATGGCACACAACATGGCTATGGCAAGTGACAAAATAGTTGGAGAAATGATCGAAGCGAACGAATATTGGGAGCTGAGTGAAAAATTTGGAGTGTCTTCCGTTCCACATATCGTGATAAATAGAGATCCTTCGAAGTTTTTCGTGGGAGCTTATCCTGAAAAAGAATTCATAAACGAGGTGTTGAGACTCGCAAAGGGGTGAGAAGCGATGGTCTTCTTTGATACTGGATCCATGAAGAAAAGGGAAATCAAGGATAAGTACGATGTGGTAGTTATTGGAGGAGGTCCTGCTGGCCTCACTGCTGCTATTTACGCTAGAAGAGCGGGTCTTTCTGTATTGGTCGTTGAGAAAGCGATCGAGGGTGGATACGTGAATCTCACCCATCTTGTTGAAAACTATCCTGGCTTTCCGAAAATCACGGGTGAAGAACTTGCCTCTAAATTCAAGGAACACGCCGAAAGTTTCGGAGCGGACATATACAACGCAGAGGTTGTGAAACTGGAAATTCAGGGAGACAAAAAAATTGTTGAGCTAGACGATGGAAAAAAAGTGGAATCCCCTGTGGTAATCGTTGCAACTGGAGCGAATCCTAAGAAATTGAACGTGCCTGGCGAGAAAGAATTTTTCGGTAGAGGAGTTTCTTATTGTGCAACGTGCGATGGATATCTTTTTTCTGGGAAAGATATAGTAGTCGTAGGTGGAGGAGACAGTGCGTGTGATGAATCTATATTCCTTTCTAACATAGTAAACAAAATCACGATGGTGCAACTACTGGAAACGCTCACGGCAGCGAAAGCTCTTCAAGAAAGAGTTCTAAGTAATCCAAAAATAGAAATTATTTACAATTCCACCGTAAAAGAAATACGTGGAAAAGATAAAGTTGAAGAAGTCGTGATAGAGAACGTTAAAACAGGTGAAACGAAAATCTTGAAAGCTGATGGAGTGTTTATATTCATTGGGTTAGATCCGAACTCCAAACTTCTAGAAGGACTGGTAGAGATGGATCAATATGGATACGTTGTAACAGATGAAAACATGGAAACCAACGTGAAAGGGCTTTATGCAATTGGAGATGTGAGGAAAAAGAATCTTAGGCAAATAGTGACGGCTGTAGCCGATGGAGCGATTGCTATCGAACACGCTGCAAAGCATTATTTTTGATTGCCTAGGGTTAAAACAACTTCCTCTTCCAGAGGATGATTGGGTGGGGGTGACTGATTCGTCACTACCCACCCTTTTCCATTTATCTTAACGTTTTTTGCTCTAAGGGAATCTAACACAAGAAGGGCGTCTCTGATAGGCAAACCTATCAAATCAGGCATCAAGCCATCGATGACTTTTATTTTCTCTTCTTTTCCTTCCACCAGAAGTTCTGCTATTCGTCTGAACACAGGGGCAGCGACATCCCCGCCGTAGAACATTCCAGAGGGACTGTCTAAGTGCACCAAAATCGTATATTTTGGATCATCAGCTGGGAAGAAACCTACGAAAATCGAATGATAGAGATCTTTGTACTCTCCAGAGACCGCTTTTTGGGCTGTACCTGTTTTTCCGGCGATCTCCAAACCTATCATTTGTGCAAGTTTTCCTGTCCCATTTTTAACAACGTCCACCATAGCTTGTTTTATAACTTTGACGACATCTTCAGAAAAGATCTTCCTCTTTTCCACGGGAGAGTCTTTCGAAATAGACGGTTTTATCCAGTAACCATTGTTGGCAAAAATATTGAGGGCAGATATCAACTGTAATGGGGTGACGCCGATTCCTTGGCCGATAGAGATCTCAGCAGGATCTATGAGTGACCACTTACTTGGTTCTCTTAGAACACCTTCGATTTCTCCTTCCATCTCCACACCTGTTTTGCTACCGAATCCCACTTTTTTTAGCCACTTGTAAAAGCCATCTACACCAATCTTTTTAACGATCAGCTCTCCAACTTTTACACTCATAACATTACACGATTTCACTATACCTGTTGGGAAGCTGATTTTCCCATGTTTCTCAATATCTCTTATGACGATGGACAAGCTCTCGACTGGTTTTATCCATCCGTTGCATTCTATTGTCATCGAAACGGAAGCAGCTGCCGTTTCTAAAGCGATCGCGTAAACTACTGGTTTTATGGTGGAGCCAGGCTCGATGTATCCACCGATCAGATCGTTCCAGTTTCGAGTGGTTACCATCGAGATTATCTTCCCGGTTTTTGATTCCATGACAATTGCGTGACCAGCTGCTGCGGAGAATTCTTTCACCGCCTTTTCAACGATCTCATAGACACGCCTCTGAAGATCTAAGTCGATGGACGTCTGAACGTCTTTCCCGTTTTCTGGTAAGGAGTAACCTGTGAGAACCGGAGAAAGCCTGGGTCCTTTGTATAAAAACTCCATGAATCCCCCTTTTTTTCCTTTCAATACATTCTCGAAAAAACCTTCAATACCTCCTTTTCCCTTCTCGTTCAACACGGTTCCAATGAGAACACCCATACCATAATCTTGAATTTTCTTTCTGCGATATTCCAACTCCAAACTAACGAACGGAATGATATCAGGTTCTATTTTTTTCAACACGTCTTCTTTGTTTTCAGCTTCAGCCAGCTTGAAGAAATTGTGTTTCAGAACATCATCAACGTCTTCCTCTATGCCGCACGCTTCTAAAGTTCTTTCAAGGGCGGCTTTCTCACCTTTTTGCCTCTTGAAGAAATCAACATCTAGATAGGCAACATATTTAGGAGAATCGTAGGCTATCCTCCTTCTTTTCGCATCCAAGATACTTCCTCTTTTGGGAGGAATAAAGATATACCAGTGGGGATTCCCTCTTCCAAGGGGAAAGAAAAAGAAGTTCACAAACGAAATGATTAAAAACAGTGCAAAGACTAACAACAAGAATCCTAATCTTTTTTCCATCTAACGCTTTCACTCCGAAGGATACAGGAGATTGAAGTGGGAAGAGATGTAATTGAATTCTTCCTTCAGAGATTGATATGTTCTCTCCATTTCCTTTATCTCGAGCTCTAACCTTCTGTTGCTTTGGACTAAGTGGAAAGAGAGCATGCCTATTCTCAATGCTGTTATCCCCACAAATATTAAGATGGTAATAACAAGAATTGTGAAAACAAGTTGGGGAGAAAGTACCAGAACCTTTGACTTTTGATTAACCTTCGCTGGCAGTTTAATCTCCTCCTTCCCCCACTAACTCCGCTGCACGAAGCCGTGCACTTCTGGAACGCGGGTTTTCTTTTATCTCTTTTTCAGAAGGCCGAACAGGTTTTTCCGTCAAAATACGAAATTTTTTGGAGCTTTTGAAAACTTCTTTCACTATCCTATCTTCCAACGAATGAAAAGATATTACTACTATTCTTCCACCGGTGTTGAGGATTCTCTCCGCTTTTTTCAAAAATTCTCTCAAGTTGTCAAGTTCTCTGTTGACGTAAATCCTTATAGCTTGAAACGTTTTGGTGGCAAAGTGTCTTTTTCGGCGTCTTATTTCATAGGAAGGTAAAGCTTCTCTTACAGCTTTCACAAGGTCGATGGTGGTATTGAGAGGTCTGTTTTCTACTATCTTCCTTGCAATTCTTCGTGCGAATCTCTTTTCTTCTCCGTACTCAAAAATAATGCGTGCTAGTTCCTCTTCTGATAGTTCGTTTAAAACTTTTTGAGCGTTCAATTCGCTTTCCAGATCCATTCTCATATCTAGTGGCTCTTCTCTTTCAAAAGTGAAACCTCGGTTTTCACCTTTCAACTGGTAGGTAGAAACTCCCAAATCCATAAGTATCCCATCTACTTTTTCTATTCCTAGGGTTTTGAGAAGAAACGGTGCATCTGTGTAAGAAGCTTTAAATAAACTCACACGATTGGAAAAATTTTTGAGTTTTTCCTCGGCTATTCTTAAGACTTCTGAATCAACGTCTATTCCGATCAATTTACATCTCGAGCATAGTTCCAGAATGGCTTTTGCATGACCACCTTCACCAACAGTACAATCGAGGATTATCTTCTCATCCTCAGGCTTTAAATACTCGATCACCTCTTCAACCATTACTGGAATGTGGTAGTGGGTATATTTTCTCATTTTTCCACACCTTTACGATATTCTTCGCTTG from Thermotoga sp. KOL6 encodes the following:
- a CDS encoding thioredoxin family protein — protein: MGVLSEKDVAYLRDLFRKELEKKVKILFFETKDKARCQYCEITAQVLEELASVDSRIELEMHDFDSEKELVEKYAVEMVPATILLSEDEKDYGIRFYGVPSGHEFGTLIQDIITVSKGKPQLSEESIQKLQSIEEPIRISVFVTPTCPYCPRAVLMAHNMAMASDKIVGEMIEANEYWELSEKFGVSSVPHIVINRDPSKFFVGAYPEKEFINEVLRLAKG
- the trxB gene encoding thioredoxin-disulfide reductase — encoded protein: MVFFDTGSMKKREIKDKYDVVVIGGGPAGLTAAIYARRAGLSVLVVEKAIEGGYVNLTHLVENYPGFPKITGEELASKFKEHAESFGADIYNAEVVKLEIQGDKKIVELDDGKKVESPVVIVATGANPKKLNVPGEKEFFGRGVSYCATCDGYLFSGKDIVVVGGGDSACDESIFLSNIVNKITMVQLLETLTAAKALQERVLSNPKIEIIYNSTVKEIRGKDKVEEVVIENVKTGETKILKADGVFIFIGLDPNSKLLEGLVEMDQYGYVVTDENMETNVKGLYAIGDVRKKNLRQIVTAVADGAIAIEHAAKHYF
- a CDS encoding penicillin-binding transpeptidase domain-containing protein yields the protein MEKRLGFLLLVFALFLIISFVNFFFFPLGRGNPHWYIFIPPKRGSILDAKRRRIAYDSPKYVAYLDVDFFKRQKGEKAALERTLEACGIEEDVDDVLKHNFFKLAEAENKEDVLKKIEPDIIPFVSLELEYRRKKIQDYGMGVLIGTVLNEKGKGGIEGFFENVLKGKKGGFMEFLYKGPRLSPVLTGYSLPENGKDVQTSIDLDLQRRVYEIVEKAVKEFSAAAGHAIVMESKTGKIISMVTTRNWNDLIGGYIEPGSTIKPVVYAIALETAAASVSMTIECNGWIKPVESLSIVIRDIEKHGKISFPTGIVKSCNVMSVKVGELIVKKIGVDGFYKWLKKVGFGSKTGVEMEGEIEGVLREPSKWSLIDPAEISIGQGIGVTPLQLISALNIFANNGYWIKPSISKDSPVEKRKIFSEDVVKVIKQAMVDVVKNGTGKLAQMIGLEIAGKTGTAQKAVSGEYKDLYHSIFVGFFPADDPKYTILVHLDSPSGMFYGGDVAAPVFRRIAELLVEGKEEKIKVIDGLMPDLIGLPIRDALLVLDSLRAKNVKINGKGWVVTNQSPPPNHPLEEEVVLTLGNQK
- the rsmH gene encoding 16S rRNA (cytosine(1402)-N(4))-methyltransferase RsmH, which translates into the protein MRKYTHYHIPVMVEEVIEYLKPEDEKIILDCTVGEGGHAKAILELCSRCKLIGIDVDSEVLRIAEEKLKNFSNRVSLFKASYTDAPFLLKTLGIEKVDGILMDLGVSTYQLKGENRGFTFEREEPLDMRMDLESELNAQKVLNELSEEELARIIFEYGEEKRFARRIARKIVENRPLNTTIDLVKAVREALPSYEIRRRKRHFATKTFQAIRIYVNRELDNLREFLKKAERILNTGGRIVVISFHSLEDRIVKEVFKSSKKFRILTEKPVRPSEKEIKENPRSRSARLRAAELVGEGGD